One Mycolicibacterium parafortuitum DNA segment encodes these proteins:
- a CDS encoding non-ribosomal peptide synthetase, with product MTDTDLDARRLELLRQRLAGRGLRAHEAADTERRDGALTDGQQRMWFVQSVDPSGALLNISLSYRITGELDLSRLHDAVAAVSRRHPVLRSTFHADENGEPHLTVHDDLQPGWAVHDISELSDHARRLRLEVLAQREFSTPIDLETCSPLRITVARTAPAEYVMLLVVHHIAWDDGCWRVFFADLTRAYTGAELAPTPAPPPEPVTSEEDLEYWRAAMADLPEPLELPGPNGSAVPSSWRSQRTTVALTADTVERVRAAARAAGATPYTVLLAAFGALLHRYTHADDILVASPVLLRGPDSEEVIGYHGNTAVMRLKPRGMQSFTEFLSETKDFVLGAIAHQQVNVDRVVRELNPDRRHGAERMTRVSFGFREPDGGGFCPPGITCTRAELRGQLTQLPLGLMVELDDTGAVVEAEYLVEILDDVLARQLLEHYVVLLDAALADPDTPLAKLDLMGAGDAEWLREVSHGETFEMPAATIAERIEDRVTKIPDTVAVVYEGRQYTYREINESANQVAHWLIEQGIGTEDRVAILLDRSPELLITALGIIKAGAVYLPVDPTYPEDRLSFILGDSDPKMVIREPVTGLDDHRTDNPTDEVRVRPLRPENAAYLIYTSGSTGLPKGVPVPHRPVSEYFTWFEGEYDIRDTDRLLQVASPSFDVSIGEIFGTLACGGRLVIPRPDGLTDIGYLADLLQREGITAMHFVPSLLGLFLSLPGVNHWRTLERVPIGGEALPGELADKFHATFDALLHNFYGPTETIINTTRYKVEGTQGARIVPIGKPKINTTVHLLDDALQPVPPGVIGEIYIGGTHVARGYHRRPGLTAERFVADPFTPGGRLYRSGDLARRNADGDLEFVGRADEQVKIRGFRIELGEVAAAITVDPSVGQAVVLGQDLPGLGKSLVGYLTPAAPGEQVDVARIRARVAAALPDYMTPAAYVVLDEIPITAHGKIDRAALPLPEISTGADYREPATDTERALAQLFSELLGASRVGADDSFFELGGHSLLATKLVAAIRSRCGVEIEIREIFELGTLAGLAERVDQLAAGDAPLPRPRLMPVPHDGPAPMSASQLRQWFQYRVDGPGPVNNVPFAARFTGPCDVAALVAAVRDVVARHESLRTTFCEIDGVPYQLVNAPDPQFPVRLDAGADEDWLGAELDAERLGVFDLEQQWPVRAAVLSIPGQHVLSLVIHHIAADHWSAAVLFTELLTAYRARCAGDAPTWAPLPVQYADYAAWQAALLAEDTGIIAAQRDYWKAQLDGLSGETGLAPDFARPPVPGGAADAVEFTLDAGVRDNIVALTRELGVTEFMLLQAAVAATLYKAGEGADIPLGTPVAGRTEPELDQLIGFFINILVLRNDLSANPTLREVGLRAREMALQAYAHQDLPFDQVVDAVSPVRSLSRNPLFGVVVHVREQLSEARPISTGPDGDTLFTALEPTFDMAHADLSINFFAGDSGYRGHVIYRTDLYTRATAERFAGWLGRVITAFAQNPDQSLDELAIGDPVLPPPDADAILLDAAGNPVPVGVVADVHYTGDAAGRRGDRARWTEDGLLDYVERVDHELEAALAGIPGVAQAAVRTWDNGYRSTVAAYVVPDQPVDDPAAFAETVRAALPEGTAPPKIVVLDALPASRRDLPPPRAAGPSEPPRTDTEKALAEMLADVLVEVLGCAEIGRYDDYFELGGDSILAVQLAGRAKKAGLRLTARMVFEHPVLHDLAAAVDSAGADTESRDVHHAPMSTSGLSDEELAMVAASWADRDETS from the coding sequence GTGACTGACACTGACCTGGATGCCCGGCGGCTCGAGCTGCTTCGCCAGCGACTGGCCGGCCGTGGACTGCGCGCCCACGAAGCCGCGGACACCGAGCGCCGGGACGGTGCGCTGACTGACGGCCAGCAGCGCATGTGGTTCGTCCAGTCCGTCGACCCCAGCGGCGCGCTGCTCAACATCAGCCTGTCCTACCGGATCACCGGCGAGCTGGACCTGTCCCGGCTGCACGACGCCGTCGCGGCCGTATCCCGCCGGCATCCGGTGCTGCGCAGCACCTTCCACGCCGACGAGAACGGCGAACCGCACCTGACCGTGCACGACGACCTGCAGCCGGGCTGGGCCGTGCACGACATCTCCGAGTTGTCCGACCACGCACGACGGCTGCGCCTTGAGGTGCTCGCCCAACGCGAGTTCAGCACCCCGATCGATCTCGAGACCTGCTCGCCGCTGCGGATCACCGTCGCGCGCACCGCTCCCGCCGAGTACGTGATGCTGCTGGTGGTGCACCACATCGCGTGGGACGACGGCTGCTGGCGGGTGTTCTTCGCCGACCTGACCCGCGCCTACACCGGCGCCGAACTCGCGCCCACGCCCGCGCCGCCCCCGGAGCCGGTGACCTCGGAGGAGGATCTCGAGTACTGGCGCGCGGCGATGGCCGATCTGCCCGAGCCGCTCGAACTCCCCGGGCCGAACGGCTCGGCGGTGCCGTCGAGTTGGCGGTCACAGCGCACCACCGTCGCACTGACGGCCGACACGGTCGAACGGGTCCGCGCGGCCGCGCGTGCCGCCGGAGCCACGCCGTACACCGTGCTGCTGGCCGCGTTCGGTGCGCTGCTGCACCGCTACACCCACGCCGACGACATCCTGGTCGCCAGTCCGGTGCTGCTCCGCGGCCCGGACAGCGAGGAGGTCATCGGGTACCACGGCAACACCGCGGTGATGCGCCTGAAGCCACGCGGTATGCAGAGCTTCACCGAATTCCTCTCCGAGACCAAGGACTTCGTCCTCGGTGCGATCGCCCACCAGCAGGTCAACGTGGACCGCGTGGTGCGCGAGCTCAACCCGGACCGCAGGCACGGCGCCGAGCGGATGACCCGCGTCAGCTTCGGGTTCCGCGAACCCGACGGCGGCGGGTTCTGCCCGCCCGGGATCACCTGCACGCGCGCCGAACTGCGCGGGCAGCTGACCCAGCTGCCGTTGGGTCTGATGGTCGAACTGGACGACACCGGCGCCGTGGTCGAAGCCGAGTACCTGGTCGAGATCCTCGACGATGTGCTGGCTCGCCAACTGCTGGAGCACTACGTGGTGCTGCTCGACGCCGCGCTGGCCGATCCGGACACCCCGCTGGCGAAGCTGGACCTGATGGGCGCCGGCGACGCCGAATGGCTGCGCGAGGTCTCCCACGGGGAGACCTTCGAGATGCCCGCGGCCACCATCGCCGAACGCATCGAGGACCGGGTCACCAAGATCCCCGACACCGTCGCGGTGGTCTACGAAGGCCGCCAGTACACCTACCGGGAGATCAACGAGTCCGCGAATCAGGTGGCGCACTGGCTGATCGAGCAGGGCATCGGCACCGAGGACCGGGTCGCGATACTGCTGGACCGGTCCCCGGAGCTGCTGATCACGGCCCTCGGGATCATCAAGGCCGGCGCGGTGTACCTGCCGGTCGACCCGACCTATCCCGAGGACCGGCTGTCGTTCATCCTCGGCGACTCCGACCCGAAGATGGTGATCCGCGAGCCGGTCACCGGACTGGACGACCATCGCACCGACAACCCCACCGACGAGGTCCGGGTGCGTCCGCTGCGTCCGGAGAACGCCGCGTACCTGATCTACACGTCGGGGTCGACCGGCCTGCCCAAAGGTGTGCCGGTGCCACACCGGCCGGTCTCGGAGTACTTCACCTGGTTCGAGGGCGAGTACGACATCCGCGACACCGACCGGCTGCTGCAGGTCGCGTCACCGAGTTTCGACGTGTCGATCGGCGAGATCTTCGGAACACTGGCCTGCGGCGGGCGGCTGGTCATCCCGCGTCCCGACGGGCTCACCGACATCGGCTACCTGGCGGATCTGCTGCAGCGCGAAGGCATCACCGCGATGCACTTCGTGCCGTCGCTGCTCGGCCTGTTCCTGTCGCTGCCCGGAGTGAACCACTGGCGCACCCTGGAACGGGTGCCGATCGGGGGAGAGGCGCTGCCCGGAGAGCTCGCCGACAAGTTCCACGCCACCTTCGACGCGCTGCTGCACAACTTCTACGGCCCCACCGAGACGATCATCAACACCACCCGGTACAAGGTCGAGGGCACGCAGGGCGCGCGGATCGTGCCGATCGGCAAGCCCAAGATCAACACCACCGTCCATCTGCTCGACGACGCGCTGCAGCCGGTTCCGCCGGGGGTGATCGGCGAGATCTACATCGGCGGAACCCATGTCGCGCGCGGCTACCACCGCAGGCCCGGACTGACCGCCGAGCGTTTCGTCGCCGATCCGTTCACGCCGGGCGGGCGGCTGTACCGCTCGGGGGATCTGGCCCGTCGCAACGCCGACGGCGATCTCGAGTTCGTCGGGCGCGCCGACGAACAGGTCAAGATCCGGGGCTTCCGCATCGAACTCGGCGAGGTCGCCGCCGCGATCACCGTCGACCCGTCCGTCGGGCAGGCCGTCGTTCTCGGCCAGGACCTGCCCGGGCTCGGCAAGAGCCTGGTCGGTTATCTCACCCCGGCCGCGCCGGGCGAACAGGTCGACGTGGCCCGCATCCGCGCCAGGGTCGCCGCCGCGCTACCCGACTACATGACCCCCGCCGCGTACGTCGTGCTCGACGAGATCCCGATCACCGCGCACGGCAAGATTGACCGGGCCGCGCTGCCGCTGCCCGAGATCAGCACCGGAGCCGACTACCGCGAACCGGCCACCGACACCGAACGCGCACTCGCGCAACTGTTCTCCGAGCTTCTGGGTGCGTCCCGCGTCGGCGCCGACGACTCGTTCTTCGAACTGGGCGGGCATTCACTGCTGGCCACCAAACTCGTCGCGGCGATCCGGTCGCGCTGCGGCGTCGAGATCGAGATCCGCGAGATCTTCGAACTCGGCACGCTGGCCGGCCTCGCCGAACGTGTCGACCAGCTCGCCGCGGGCGATGCGCCGTTGCCGCGGCCCCGGCTGATGCCCGTGCCGCACGACGGACCCGCGCCGATGTCCGCCTCGCAGCTGCGGCAGTGGTTCCAGTACCGCGTCGACGGCCCCGGCCCGGTGAACAACGTGCCGTTCGCGGCCCGGTTCACCGGACCGTGCGATGTCGCCGCGCTCGTCGCCGCGGTGCGCGATGTGGTGGCCCGGCACGAGAGCCTGCGCACCACGTTCTGCGAAATCGACGGCGTGCCCTATCAGCTCGTCAACGCACCGGACCCGCAGTTCCCGGTGCGCCTGGACGCCGGCGCCGACGAGGACTGGCTGGGCGCCGAACTCGACGCCGAACGGCTGGGAGTGTTCGACCTCGAGCAGCAGTGGCCGGTGCGCGCCGCGGTGCTGTCGATCCCCGGCCAGCACGTGCTGTCGCTGGTGATCCACCACATCGCCGCCGACCACTGGTCCGCGGCGGTGCTGTTCACCGAACTGCTCACCGCGTACCGGGCGCGCTGCGCCGGGGATGCCCCGACCTGGGCGCCGCTGCCGGTGCAGTACGCCGACTACGCCGCCTGGCAGGCCGCGCTACTTGCCGAGGACACCGGAATCATCGCCGCGCAACGCGATTACTGGAAGGCGCAACTCGACGGGCTCTCCGGTGAGACCGGGCTGGCGCCCGACTTCGCGCGCCCGCCGGTTCCCGGCGGTGCGGCCGATGCGGTCGAGTTCACCCTCGACGCGGGCGTGCGCGACAACATCGTCGCCCTGACCCGCGAGCTCGGGGTCACCGAGTTCATGCTGCTGCAGGCCGCGGTCGCCGCGACGCTGTACAAGGCGGGGGAGGGCGCCGACATCCCGCTGGGCACACCGGTGGCGGGCCGCACCGAACCCGAACTCGACCAGCTGATCGGGTTCTTCATCAACATCCTGGTGCTGCGCAACGACTTGAGCGCCAACCCGACGCTGCGTGAGGTCGGCCTTCGGGCCCGCGAGATGGCGTTGCAGGCCTACGCCCACCAGGACCTGCCGTTCGACCAGGTCGTCGACGCGGTCAGCCCGGTGCGCTCGCTGTCGCGCAACCCGCTGTTCGGCGTCGTCGTCCATGTGCGCGAACAACTCTCCGAAGCCCGGCCGATCAGCACGGGTCCCGACGGCGACACGTTGTTCACCGCACTGGAGCCGACGTTCGACATGGCGCACGCGGATCTGTCGATCAACTTCTTCGCCGGCGACAGCGGCTATCGCGGGCACGTGATCTACCGGACCGATCTGTACACCCGTGCCACCGCGGAGCGCTTCGCCGGGTGGCTCGGCCGTGTCATCACCGCCTTCGCCCAGAACCCGGACCAGTCCCTGGATGAGCTCGCGATCGGCGACCCCGTGCTGCCGCCGCCGGATGCCGACGCGATCCTGCTCGACGCCGCGGGCAACCCGGTGCCCGTCGGTGTCGTCGCCGACGTGCACTACACCGGCGACGCGGCCGGGCGCCGCGGGGACCGCGCGCGCTGGACCGAGGACGGCCTGCTGGACTACGTCGAGCGGGTGGACCACGAGCTCGAAGCGGCGCTGGCAGGGATCCCCGGTGTCGCGCAAGCCGCGGTCCGCACCTGGGACAACGGCTATCGCAGCACCGTCGCCGCGTACGTGGTGCCGGACCAACCGGTCGACGATCCGGCGGCGTTCGCCGAGACGGTCCGTGCCGCACTGCCCGAGGGCACCGCACCGCCGAAGATCGTCGTGCTCGACGCGTTGCCGGCCAGTCGCCGCGACCTGCCGCCGCCCCGCGCGGCGGGCCCGAGTGAACCGCCGCGCACCGACACGGAGAAGGCGCTCGCGGAGATGCTCGCCGACGTGCTGGTCGAGGTGCTCGGCTGCGCCGAGATCGGCCGGTACGACGACTACTTCGAGCTCGGCGGCGACAGCATCCTGGCCGTCCAGCTGGCCGGGCGGGCGAAGAAGGCCGGTCTGCGCCTGACCGCGCGGATGGTTTTCGAACACCCGGTGCTGCACGATCTGGCCGCCGCCGTCGATTCGGCGGGCGCGGACACCGAATCCCGCGACGTCCACCACGCGCCGATGAGCACCTCCGGTCTGTCGGACGAGGAGTTGGCGATGGTCGCGGCGTCGTGGGCCGACCGGGACGAGACTTCGTGA
- a CDS encoding non-ribosomal peptide synthetase: protein MTAAETPPAIADVMALSPLQQGLFSLTAMTDGDDPYVIGMSADITGALDVALLRECAAAMLVRHPNLRAAFFQGNLSRPVQVIPQKAELQWQQVMAEPGEVDAVERAERARRFNLERGPAIRFLLIESGAARWRFVVTAHHIVIDGWSLSLLVSELLALYRAGGDTAALPPPPRPYRDYIGWLAARDEGAAHAAWSQHLAGLDGPTLLAPALGATSLPDGLPVITEVRADTQTTTALVEAARSRGVTVSTLVQMAWAVILSSFTDRADVVFGVTVSGRPDELAGVESMIGLFVNTVPLRVRLDPHAPAGAQCVALQRVFAALRDHSHLGHSELRTLGGVGELFDTLLVYENFPIGAVAGAPSLEARDATFTPVALQSLAHFPVTLAAHLTDGRLTVLVEAKEGALGAVAPRAVGERLLATVQHLVDGWDRPLRAVSMLPADTPPAAAPAAAATADSVHGALAEIAAARMGSVALSWDDGVLTFRQLEEAADRVAAALLLQGAGPETPVAIRLRRGPEYVIAMFGVLKAGAMIVPLDPSMPAERIDAILRQCTAAHVIDETWMAGATADPPPGYRPSRTRPGQGAYVVFTSGTTGEPKGVIGTHEALLAYARDHIDAVLRPAAARIGRPLRIAHAWSFTFDAAWQPLAALLDGHSVHIIDDATQRDAEALVEAIARFGIDMIDTTPSMFGQLREVGLLSTVPLAVLALGGEAIDPGVWQQIRDECDRTGMTAHNCYGPTETTVEAVVAAIAEHDRPTIGAPTASTRAYVLDSWLRPVPSGAVGELYLAGGQLTRGYLGRAAETAVRFVPDPFVAGTRMYRTGDVVRRCDDGTLSFLGRSDTQVKIRGFRVEPGEVAVALIAHPSVMQAYVMVRPHVSGSRLVAYVTGNPPVAELRALLAERLPRYLIPNRIVPVDRLPLTSHGKIDERALAALEPSADSGSVAPQTPTETELAGLLAEVLGVDEVDVTADFLELGLDSIVALSVVQAARRRGVAMRARLMLECATIRELAAAIDDDLVGPRPEHHDGDGPIPLLPNAHWLYEYGDPRRLASTEALRLPDGITRDHLEQLLRGVVEAHPVLRTRLDRAAMTLVEHPLPDLLTEVRVDGELSTAVGEYARKAVESLDPQRGPLFDAGWLRTGDASVLVLTAHVLAMDPVSWQIVVGELDAGWHALRSGRAPTATVEHTSFRRWSHALRQRAETLGDVDFWASQLDGDDPALGTRRVQPQTDSAGALAVTVAVSDAQLTARLLAADRPVADQLVAAAARTVTRWRRRRDQPTPPPLLALETHGRIDIDIDIDGTGTDTSETVGLLSAIYPLRIDDDDPKAVSAKLAQVPSGGIDYGLLRYLRPDAAARLTRHPEPQLLLNYLGRTDLRPAGGAVQADKLLLAGLSTVPEPHLAVRHELTIVAAVVAHGDAPVLVTQWRALPDILTGPDIEELQSIWQEALSEVTR from the coding sequence GTGACGGCAGCCGAAACCCCGCCCGCCATCGCCGATGTGATGGCGCTGAGCCCGCTGCAGCAGGGCCTGTTCTCGCTGACCGCGATGACAGACGGCGACGACCCGTACGTGATCGGGATGAGCGCCGACATCACCGGGGCGCTGGACGTGGCGCTGCTGCGCGAGTGTGCCGCGGCGATGCTGGTGCGGCATCCGAATCTGCGGGCCGCCTTCTTCCAGGGCAACCTGAGCCGTCCGGTGCAGGTGATCCCGCAGAAGGCCGAGTTGCAGTGGCAGCAGGTGATGGCGGAACCGGGCGAGGTCGACGCCGTCGAGCGCGCCGAGCGGGCCCGCCGATTCAACCTGGAACGCGGCCCCGCGATCCGCTTCCTGCTGATCGAATCGGGCGCTGCGCGTTGGCGATTCGTGGTGACCGCCCATCACATCGTGATCGACGGATGGTCGCTGTCTCTGCTGGTCTCGGAACTGCTCGCGCTCTACCGCGCCGGCGGGGACACCGCGGCGCTGCCCCCGCCGCCGCGCCCGTACCGGGACTACATCGGCTGGCTGGCCGCCCGCGACGAGGGCGCCGCCCACGCCGCGTGGTCGCAACACCTGGCCGGACTGGACGGCCCGACCCTGCTGGCCCCCGCCCTCGGTGCCACGTCGCTGCCGGACGGGTTGCCGGTGATCACCGAGGTGAGGGCCGACACGCAGACCACCACGGCGCTGGTCGAGGCGGCCCGCTCGCGCGGGGTCACCGTCAGCACCCTGGTACAGATGGCCTGGGCCGTCATCCTGTCGTCGTTCACCGACCGGGCTGACGTCGTCTTCGGTGTCACGGTGTCCGGCAGGCCGGACGAGCTGGCCGGTGTCGAGTCGATGATCGGATTGTTCGTCAACACGGTGCCGCTGCGGGTGCGGCTGGATCCCCACGCCCCGGCCGGGGCGCAATGTGTAGCGCTGCAACGGGTGTTCGCCGCGCTGCGCGACCACAGCCATCTCGGCCACTCCGAGCTGAGAACCCTCGGCGGAGTCGGCGAACTGTTCGACACGCTGCTGGTCTACGAGAACTTCCCGATCGGCGCAGTCGCCGGCGCGCCGTCGCTGGAGGCCCGAGACGCCACCTTCACCCCGGTCGCGCTGCAGAGCCTCGCACACTTTCCGGTCACCCTCGCCGCACACCTGACCGACGGCCGTCTCACGGTGCTCGTCGAGGCCAAGGAGGGTGCACTGGGCGCCGTCGCGCCGCGCGCGGTCGGGGAGCGGCTGCTCGCGACCGTGCAACACCTCGTCGACGGCTGGGACCGGCCGCTGCGCGCGGTCAGCATGCTCCCCGCCGACACACCGCCCGCTGCGGCACCCGCCGCGGCCGCCACCGCCGACTCGGTGCACGGCGCGCTCGCCGAGATCGCCGCAGCCCGAATGGGTTCGGTCGCACTGAGCTGGGATGACGGTGTGCTCACCTTCCGTCAGCTCGAAGAGGCCGCCGACCGGGTGGCCGCGGCGCTGCTGTTGCAGGGCGCCGGTCCGGAGACCCCGGTGGCGATCCGGTTGCGGCGCGGACCCGAGTACGTCATCGCGATGTTCGGGGTGCTCAAAGCGGGCGCCATGATCGTGCCGCTGGACCCGTCGATGCCCGCCGAGCGCATCGACGCGATCCTGCGCCAGTGCACGGCCGCCCACGTGATCGACGAGACCTGGATGGCGGGCGCCACCGCCGACCCGCCGCCCGGGTACCGGCCGAGCCGCACCCGCCCCGGCCAGGGCGCCTACGTGGTGTTCACCTCGGGCACCACCGGAGAACCCAAGGGCGTCATCGGAACTCACGAGGCGCTGCTGGCCTACGCCCGGGACCACATCGATGCGGTGCTGCGCCCCGCGGCCGCCCGTATCGGGCGACCCCTGCGCATCGCGCACGCGTGGTCGTTCACGTTCGACGCCGCCTGGCAGCCGCTGGCCGCGCTGCTCGACGGGCACAGCGTGCACATCATCGACGACGCGACCCAGCGCGACGCGGAAGCGCTCGTCGAGGCGATAGCCCGCTTCGGTATCGACATGATCGACACCACCCCGTCGATGTTCGGGCAGCTTCGCGAAGTCGGGCTGCTGTCCACCGTCCCGCTGGCGGTGCTGGCGCTCGGCGGCGAGGCCATCGATCCCGGTGTGTGGCAGCAGATCCGCGACGAGTGCGACCGCACCGGGATGACCGCGCACAACTGCTACGGACCCACCGAGACGACGGTCGAGGCGGTGGTCGCCGCCATCGCCGAGCACGATCGCCCGACGATCGGCGCGCCCACCGCGTCGACGCGCGCCTACGTGCTCGACTCCTGGCTGCGCCCGGTGCCCAGCGGCGCGGTCGGGGAGCTGTACCTGGCGGGCGGGCAGCTGACCCGCGGATACCTCGGCAGAGCCGCCGAGACCGCGGTGAGGTTCGTGCCCGACCCGTTCGTCGCGGGCACCAGGATGTACCGCACCGGCGACGTCGTGCGCCGGTGCGATGACGGCACGCTGTCGTTTCTCGGCCGCTCCGACACCCAGGTCAAGATTCGCGGGTTCCGCGTCGAGCCCGGCGAGGTCGCCGTGGCGCTCATCGCCCACCCGTCGGTGATGCAGGCGTACGTGATGGTCCGTCCCCACGTCAGCGGCTCCCGGCTGGTCGCGTACGTGACCGGCAACCCACCCGTGGCCGAACTGCGCGCGTTGCTGGCCGAGCGGTTGCCCCGGTACCTGATCCCGAACCGGATCGTGCCGGTGGATCGGCTGCCGCTGACCTCCCACGGCAAGATCGACGAGCGCGCGCTGGCCGCGCTGGAACCCTCCGCCGACAGCGGATCCGTGGCACCACAGACGCCGACGGAGACGGAGCTGGCCGGGCTGCTGGCTGAAGTACTCGGCGTCGACGAGGTCGACGTCACCGCCGACTTCCTGGAGCTGGGGCTGGACAGCATCGTCGCACTGTCGGTGGTGCAGGCCGCCCGGCGGCGCGGCGTCGCGATGCGCGCCCGGCTGATGTTGGAATGCGCCACGATCCGCGAGCTTGCCGCCGCGATCGACGACGATCTCGTCGGCCCGCGGCCCGAACACCACGACGGCGACGGGCCGATCCCGCTGCTGCCGAACGCACATTGGCTCTACGAATACGGCGACCCGCGCCGGCTGGCCTCCACGGAGGCGCTGCGCCTGCCCGACGGGATCACCCGGGATCACCTCGAGCAGCTGCTGCGCGGCGTCGTGGAGGCGCACCCCGTGCTGCGCACCCGGCTGGACCGCGCCGCGATGACCCTGGTCGAGCATCCCCTGCCGGACCTGCTGACCGAGGTCCGTGTCGACGGTGAGCTGTCCACAGCGGTCGGGGAGTACGCCCGCAAAGCGGTGGAAAGCCTTGACCCGCAACGTGGTCCGTTGTTCGACGCCGGCTGGTTACGGACCGGGGACGCCAGTGTGCTGGTGCTGACCGCGCACGTGCTCGCGATGGATCCGGTGTCGTGGCAGATCGTGGTCGGCGAACTCGACGCCGGCTGGCACGCGCTGCGCTCCGGGCGTGCCCCGACCGCGACCGTGGAGCACACCAGCTTCCGGCGGTGGTCACACGCGTTGCGGCAGAGGGCGGAAACGCTCGGCGATGTCGACTTCTGGGCATCGCAGCTCGACGGCGACGACCCCGCCCTCGGTACGCGGCGCGTGCAGCCGCAGACCGACAGCGCCGGAGCCCTCGCGGTCACCGTCGCGGTCAGCGACGCGCAGCTCACCGCCCGTCTGCTCGCCGCGGATCGGCCGGTGGCCGATCAGCTCGTCGCCGCGGCGGCCCGGACTGTCACCCGCTGGCGGCGACGCCGTGACCAGCCGACTCCGCCGCCCCTGCTGGCGCTGGAAACCCACGGGCGCATCGACATCGACATCGACATCGACGGCACCGGCACGGACACCTCCGAGACCGTCGGGCTGCTGTCGGCGATCTACCCGCTGCGCATCGACGACGACGACCCGAAGGCGGTGTCGGCGAAGCTCGCACAGGTGCCGTCGGGCGGCATCGACTACGGGCTGCTGCGCTACCTGCGTCCCGACGCCGCCGCGCGGTTGACGCGCCACCCCGAGCCCCAGCTGCTGCTGAACTACCTCGGCCGCACCGATCTGCGGCCTGCCGGCGGCGCGGTGCAGGCCGACAAGCTGCTGCTGGCGGGGCTGTCCACCGTGCCCGAACCGCACCTGGCGGTGCGCCACGAGCTGACGATCGTCGCGGCCGTCGTCGCCCACGGCGATGCGCCGGTGCTGGTCACCCAGTGGCGCGCGCTACCCGACATTCTGACCGGACCCGATATCGAGGAGCTGCAATCGATATGGCAGGAAGCTCTGAGCGAGGTGACACGGTGA
- the mbtG gene encoding NADPH-dependent L-lysine N(6)-monooxygenase MbtG encodes MSPRLAVIGAGAKGVAVAAKAAVLRDMGVDAPEVVVVERAEVAANWAAVGGWTDGQQRLGTSPEKDIGFPYRSSLVRRRNAELDERMTRLSWQSYLISTGQFADWVDRGRPAPTHLRWSQYLRWVADSVGISVVTGEVQRISVDGDRWAVHTDETVLTADGVMVTGPGQAERSILPGHPRVLSIAQFWHRAAEHERISAERVAVIGGGETAASMLNELFRHRVSTITVISPSVTLFTRGESFFENTLFSDPTGWTGLTLEERRDAMARTDRGVFSARVQDALLADDRIRHLRGRVAHAVPRDGRIRLTLNTDRGGERLETVHGFDLVIDGSGADALWFLPLLGQDALDLIELGLGGPLTGEALEESIGHDLAVTGVAPKLFLPGLSGLNQGPGFPNLSCLGLLSDRVLGADFGAGHPAVDHPKAMRRNVERQPLR; translated from the coding sequence GTGAGCCCGAGGCTTGCGGTCATCGGGGCGGGTGCCAAAGGCGTGGCCGTGGCGGCCAAGGCCGCGGTGCTGCGCGACATGGGTGTCGACGCCCCCGAGGTGGTCGTGGTGGAACGCGCCGAGGTGGCGGCCAACTGGGCCGCGGTCGGCGGCTGGACCGACGGACAGCAACGGCTGGGCACCAGTCCCGAGAAGGACATCGGTTTCCCGTACCGGTCCTCACTGGTGCGTCGCCGCAACGCCGAACTCGACGAGCGGATGACCCGGCTGAGCTGGCAGTCGTACCTGATCTCGACCGGCCAGTTCGCCGACTGGGTGGACCGTGGCCGGCCCGCGCCGACCCATCTGCGCTGGAGTCAGTACCTGCGCTGGGTCGCCGACTCCGTCGGCATATCCGTGGTGACCGGTGAGGTGCAACGGATTTCGGTCGACGGTGACCGCTGGGCGGTGCATACCGACGAGACCGTGCTGACCGCCGACGGGGTGATGGTCACCGGGCCGGGCCAGGCCGAACGCTCGATCCTGCCCGGCCATCCCCGGGTGCTGTCCATCGCCCAGTTCTGGCACCGGGCCGCCGAGCACGAACGCATCTCCGCCGAGCGGGTCGCGGTGATCGGCGGCGGCGAGACCGCCGCATCGATGCTCAACGAGCTGTTCCGGCACCGGGTTTCGACGATCACGGTGATCTCGCCGTCGGTGACCCTGTTCACCCGCGGCGAGAGCTTCTTCGAGAACACGTTGTTCTCCGATCCGACCGGATGGACCGGGCTGACCCTGGAGGAACGGCGGGATGCGATGGCCCGCACCGATCGCGGGGTGTTCTCGGCGCGGGTACAAGACGCGCTGCTCGCCGACGACCGGATCCGGCACCTGCGTGGCAGGGTCGCGCACGCGGTGCCCCGCGACGGTCGCATCCGGCTGACGCTGAACACCGATCGCGGCGGCGAGCGGCTGGAGACCGTGCACGGCTTCGACCTGGTGATCGACGGTTCCGGCGCCGATGCGTTGTGGTTCCTGCCGCTGCTGGGTCAGGACGCGCTCGACCTGATCGAACTCGGCCTGGGCGGCCCGCTGACCGGAGAGGCACTTGAGGAGTCGATCGGCCATGACCTCGCCGTCACCGGGGTCGCCCCGAAGCTGTTCCTTCCCGGCCTCTCCGGGCTCAACCAGGGTCCGGGGTTCCCGAACCTGTCCTGTCTCGGCCTGTTGTCCGACCGCGTGCTGGGTGCCGACTTCGGCGCAGGTCATCCCGCAGTCGACCACCCCAAAGCGATGAGGAGAAACGTTGAGCGCCAACCCCTTCGATGA
- a CDS encoding MbtH family protein, translating to MSANPFDDDAGRFYVLANDEDQHSLWPVFADVPAGWRVVFGEASREDCLSYVEQNWIDLRPRSLREAMLAD from the coding sequence TTGAGCGCCAACCCCTTCGATGACGACGCCGGCCGGTTCTACGTGCTGGCCAACGACGAAGACCAGCACAGCCTGTGGCCGGTCTTCGCCGATGTGCCCGCCGGCTGGCGGGTGGTGTTCGGGGAGGCCTCCCGCGAGGACTGCCTGAGCTACGTCGAACAGAACTGGATCGATCTGCGCCCACGCAGCCTGCGGGAGGCCATGCTCGCCGACTGA